In Deltaproteobacteria bacterium, the genomic stretch CTTCCCTTTATAGTCAATTCCTTCGGCATCCTGCCCGCTGTCTCCATACCGGCAAACCTTGTTTTCGTACCCTTTGTCGAGCTGCTGATAGTCCCCCTGGGGCTCGTTTCTTTCCTTGTGTTCCTTGTTTCCCCTCTACTTGCCGGGCCCCTTCTCTCCCTGAGCATCTTTTTCGTTAAAATGCTTGTATTCGGCATCGGTAAACTCTCCCTTACCCCCTATTTCTCACTCAACATCCCGCCGCTCGATACCATAAGCTGGGTGCTTTTCGCCTTGACCGGTATTGCACTGCTTGTGATGGGAAAACTCGCCAGACTCAAACTCCTCTTCCCGCTAATCCTGTTTGCGTTTGTGTTAAGCCTTATCCACCCGCTCATTATTAAGCCGGGCCGCGGGGATTTAAACGCGTACTTCCTCGATGCGGGGGAAAATAAAAGTATCGCGTTCTTTGAATTGCCGGACGGTGAAAAGATCCTTATAGACGGCGGGTTTTCGAAGTACGGAAGCAGCGGCTATATCGAAAGAACGGTAGCCGGAAGGTTTCTCATCACATCCGGTGTAAGGAGAATCGACTACCTGATTCTGACATCGACCGGCAGGAACCACATAAGCGGAGCCAAATATCTCCTCGACACATTCGAGGTAAAAAATTTTTGGACGAACGGCGGGAAGCTCGACGGCGAGCTCTGGGAAATCATCCACAACAAAAAAATAGAATGGAAAAATCTTCAGTCTCTCGAAGAACAAAACTTGCCGGAAAACTCGACTATCAAAATATTAAAACCGGGCGACGGATTCTTTATTGAGGATTCGTCCTTTCCTCAGCCTGTTGCCCTAATGCTTAATTTCAAGAATGAAAAATTCCTCCTGGGCGAGTCACTCAATAATGAACGAGTACAGAATGAGCTTTCACGTATCTACGGCGGGGGAATTAAAAGCAGTGTCCTCTACATACGGAACATCAGGATTGACGAATCTTTTCTCCGGTTCCTGCGGACGGTATCCCCCCGGGTTCTGGTTACCGACCGCATCACTCAGCGCACGGATTTCGGGAGCCCCGTGTCAGTTTTTCAAACCGGGAGCGACGGCGCGGTAAAAATCACGACAAACGGGTCAGGGCTTGGGGTAAAAACCTATAACGGTGAATCTTTGGTAAACCTGCAGTAAACTTTCGGTATGGCGAGATATGTAATTCCCCTCATTATCATTGTCGCGCTGCTGGTCTATTTCTACTTTCCGGGCGGGGACGATACGAGTGAGATCGAAGCGGTATTTAACAGTATTATAGAGTCGGCCGGGGAGAAAAATTTGGAGGGCGTAACGGAGCATTTCTCATTACACTACAAGGACGGGCACGGCGTTACTTATCCGGTTTTAAAAAATCTCACCCAAAACGCGTTCGAGAAGTACGACGGCTTTCAAGCCTCGTATTCAGGCCTTTCGGCCACAATCGGCGAAAACGAAAACGGCGAAAAGGAAGCGGCCGCAAATCTCGACATAATTGTAAAAGGGATTAAATCCGGGAAAAAACAGAATCTGATCGGGAGTGACGTATCGCCGGAGAACATAACGGTTATGCTTAAAAAGTCCTCCTTCCGCGGATGGAAAATAATTGAAGTCGAGGGAATCGAGAAAAGTGATTATTCCCAATAATGCAGCGCGGTAGCACACTGCCGGTATTCCCTAGGCATCCGCCCCCTCCATTCTTCCGTGAATGAAGTCGCTTAAAATCTCTATATCCGTGCTCTCCGCTTCATCTACGGTTCCCGTGAATATAATCTTCCCGTGATAGAGAAACGCCACTCTGTCGGATATTTCGAAAGCGCTCTGGACGTCGTGCGTAATGATCACGCCGGTTATTCCGAACTGAGCCTGCATATCCCTGATAAGCTGGTTTATTCTGCTGATATTCGGGGGATCGAGCCCTGTGGTCGGTTCGTCATAAAGCAGTATTTTTGGATTCATGGCCATTGCTCTCGCAAGCCCGACCCTTTTTTTCATACCTCCGCTGAGATCGGACGGCATTTTATCTTCAATTCCGGGAAGCCCCACGAGTTCGAGGTTTTTAGCGACGACTTCTCTTATCTCACCCTCAGGGAAGTCGGTATTTTCCCTGAGTGGGTAAGCTATGTTTTCCTCCACGGTAAGTGAATCGAATAGCGCCGCGCCCTGAAACAGCATCCCCATTTTTTTCCTCACGCCCACAAGATCATTTTCGTCAAGCGGCACTATATTCTCGCCTTCGACGATAACGTCGCCGGAATCCGGCTTCAGAAGACCGGTTATCTCCTTGAGCAGGACGCTTTTCCCGGACCCGCTTCCCCCCAGGACCGTAATATTCTCTCCCTTTCGAATAGATAGAGTGAGCCCGGAGTGAACCTCCTTCGGACCGAAGGATTTATATACGTCCTTAATATCTATAATTATCTCATCTTGCATTAAATATGTACCGGGGAACCCAGGTTGAATTATGATTAATCGGAATTATATTCTCCGGGAATTCAAAGGGATTCTAATTACACAATCTCAATTTGTCAAAACGCCGGCCTGAGTCCGCCGTAAAAAGAATAAAGCTTTGAAAAAAATTGACTTTTTATAATCAGCGATGTATAAAGAAAGGCTTATAACAAACTAAAGTTGCATAACGGTAACGACCTACTCGATTACGATCTTGCAGCGGCGAGGGCAGAAACGATATGAGAAGAACAGATATGGGTGCTGAAACGGAGCTGGAATATAACCTGAAATTCTTAACTCAGTTCATAATTCATCCTACAAAAACAGGCGCCATTCTCCCTTCGAACAATAAACTATGCGGCCTTATTACTGACATAGCCGACCTTCAGAATATTTCTACCGTTGTCGAACTAGGCTCCGGAACAGGCGTCATAACGGAGAAAATTCTTCAGAAGAAAGCGGAAGAAACCACCTTCTTCGCCCTTGAAATCAATCCCGCGTTCGTAGAGTCCACCAAAACAAGGTGCCCCGAAGCGGTTGTATATCAATCCTCTGCGGAAAACATAATGAAGCACCTTGAGCTTCACGGAGAGAGCGGATGCGACAGAATAATCAGCAGCCTCCCCTGGTCGACCTTTAACAGGGAAATGCAGAAGACATTACTAGATTCGATTTACGATGTTTTAAAACCCGGAGGAATATTCCTTACATATGCTTATGTGCTGGGAATAGTCGCGCCCTCGGCGTGGAAATTCAGAAAAAAGATCTACGCTAAATTCGACCATGTCACCACGAGCAGAACCGTATGGAGCAATATACCGCCCGCTTTTATATATATATGCAAAAAGGCTTCTGAATAGAGTTAACCGAATCTTTATAACCGCTTTGAATCCCGCAAGTAACGGTATATGGGCTTATTAACCCTCCATTCTTGACATCTTCCTAAAATTTGATGAGAATAAATTGCGTAGCTGATTGACCTTTCTTCGGTTCAATAAAGGGGGATTTGGAGGATGGTCAAAAAAATTCCCTCTGTGGATTCTTCGGGCTATTAATTTAGAGCAGCTTCCCAGGCTTGGGCCTCTTTACAGGTGGCCCCCTTTTTGGTTCTACAAAGTTCACAGGCTCCGTTCGGGCAAAAAACCACTTGAATTAAACCGTTCGTTCGTATTAATATAATTAGGGGTTACTTTTTAGTTCCGA encodes the following:
- a CDS encoding ABC transporter ATP-binding protein; amino-acid sequence: MQDEIIIDIKDVYKSFGPKEVHSGLTLSIRKGENITVLGGSGSGKSVLLKEITGLLKPDSGDVIVEGENIVPLDENDLVGVRKKMGMLFQGAALFDSLTVEENIAYPLRENTDFPEGEIREVVAKNLELVGLPGIEDKMPSDLSGGMKKRVGLARAMAMNPKILLYDEPTTGLDPPNISRINQLIRDMQAQFGITGVIITHDVQSAFEISDRVAFLYHGKIIFTGTVDEAESTDIEILSDFIHGRMEGADA
- a CDS encoding methyltransferase domain-containing protein, yielding MRRTDMGAETELEYNLKFLTQFIIHPTKTGAILPSNNKLCGLITDIADLQNISTVVELGSGTGVITEKILQKKAEETTFFALEINPAFVESTKTRCPEAVVYQSSAENIMKHLELHGESGCDRIISSLPWSTFNREMQKTLLDSIYDVLKPGGIFLTYAYVLGIVAPSAWKFRKKIYAKFDHVTTSRTVWSNIPPAFIYICKKASE